The Acetonema longum DSM 6540 DNA segment TGTCACAACCGGAAGGTCCCGTCTTTGCCGAACTTCGCCTGCCCACCCCACACCCAGGAACCATCGCCCTCACCATCCAGCGCCAGGATACGCAAATCCATATCTATCACGGCGCCGATGCGGCCACCGTGCAGGCGGCCTTAACAGCGCTCAACCGTCCATGCTAGGAGATCTCTCCCGGGCTGAGCGGATTTACCTGGCCTGCGGCTATACCGACCTGCGCCAATCCATCGACGGCCTGGCGGCCACTGTGCCGCAACGCTTTCACTTAGACCCGTTCTCCAACAGCCTGTTCCTGTTTTGCGGCCGCCGCTGTGACCGCATCAAGGCGCTCTTTTGGGAAGGGGACGGCTTCGTGCTGTTGTACAAAAGGCTGGAAGCGGGCCGCTTTCAATGGCCCAGGGAGGAAAGTGAAGTTAAACACATTACCACCCAACAGTTCCGCTGGCTGCTGGAAGGCTTGAACATCGAACAGCCCAAAGCCCATAAACCGGTTCAGGGAATCCAACTGATTTAAGGCCGGAAACGATAGGGAAATCAGCCAACCTATGGTATACTATGGCTATGAGAACTGTGACGGAACAACCCACTCCCCTGGAAGAAACCATGACCGTGAACCGTGCCCATTATGAGGCCTTACAGGCGGAAAATGCCCAGTTGAACCAGAAGGTCAATTGGCTGATGGAGCAAATGCGCCTGGCACGCCATAAGCGCTTTGGCTCTTCCAGTGAGAAAAGTCAATATGACGCCCTGAACCTGTTTAACGAAGCGGAAGTCACTGCGGATCACAAGCGGCCCGAGCCTGACCTAACGGCAGTGCAGACCCATTACCGCAGAAAAACCAAGGAAAGCCGGGATAGGCTG contains these protein-coding regions:
- a CDS encoding transposase; amino-acid sequence: MRTVTEQPTPLEETMTVNRAHYEALQAENAQLNQKVNWLMEQMRLARHKRFGSSSEKSQYDALNLFNEAEVTADHKRPEPDLTAVQTHYRRKTKESRDRL
- the tnpB gene encoding IS66 family insertion sequence element accessory protein TnpB (TnpB, as the term is used for proteins encoded by IS66 family insertion elements, is considered an accessory protein, since TnpC, encoded by a neighboring gene, is a DDE family transposase.); translation: MLGDLSRAERIYLACGYTDLRQSIDGLAATVPQRFHLDPFSNSLFLFCGRRCDRIKALFWEGDGFVLLYKRLEAGRFQWPREESEVKHITTQQFRWLLEGLNIEQPKAHKPVQGIQLI